From Deltaproteobacteria bacterium, a single genomic window includes:
- a CDS encoding 50S ribosomal protein L24 yields the protein MAVRKKYHIKRDDTVMVIAGKEKGKTGKVLKVFPKKDRAVVEKVNFIKRHLRPGAYSRQGGIVEKENPLHISNLMVVCSKCTDPTRVGRKVLEDGKRVRYCKKCGEILD from the coding sequence ATGGCAGTGCGCAAGAAATACCATATAAAGAGAGACGATACGGTCATGGTCATTGCCGGCAAGGAGAAGGGAAAAACCGGCAAGGTCTTGAAAGTATTTCCCAAGAAAGACAGGGCAGTGGTGGAAAAGGTGAATTTCATCAAGCGCCACCTGCGCCCTGGGGCCTACAGCCGCCAGGGGGGAATTGTCGAGAAGGAAAACCCCCTGCATATCAGCAATCTCATGGTGGTGTGCAGCAAATGCACGGATCCCACCAGAGTAGGGCGCAAGGTCCTGGAAGACGGCAAGAGGGTTCGCTACTGCAAGAAGTGCGGCGAGATTCTGGATTGA
- a CDS encoding type Z 30S ribosomal protein S14, which yields MARKALIAKAARTPKFKVRAYNRCPLCGRPRAFLRKFGICRICFRTMALNGELPGVIKSSW from the coding sequence TTGGCTAGAAAAGCTCTTATTGCCAAGGCAGCAAGAACACCGAAATTCAAGGTCCGGGCATACAACCGTTGTCCGCTATGCGGGCGTCCCAGGGCCTTTCTGCGAAAATTCGGCATCTGCCGGATCTGTTTCAGGACTATGGCGCTCAACGGGGAACTGCCGGGCGTAATAAAGTCGAGCTGGTAG
- the rplF gene encoding 50S ribosomal protein L6, whose translation MSRVGKKPIELPKGVEVKIQGSQIEVKGAKGTLKRTLHPSVEVGVVDGTIQVNAADDSRQSQAIRGLTRTLINNMVVGVSQGYSRVLEINGVGYRADVRGNTLNLSLGYSHPIEFKLPKGINAAVDKQNRITLTGIDKELLGQTAAQIRAFRRAEPYKGKGIKYAEETIRRKVGKAGAK comes from the coding sequence ATGTCGCGTGTTGGCAAAAAACCCATCGAGCTTCCCAAGGGTGTGGAAGTCAAGATTCAGGGCTCCCAGATAGAGGTAAAGGGGGCCAAGGGCACCCTGAAGAGAACGCTCCACCCCAGCGTGGAGGTGGGTGTGGTGGATGGCACCATCCAGGTGAACGCAGCTGACGACAGCAGACAGTCGCAGGCTATCCGGGGGCTGACTCGCACCCTGATCAACAACATGGTTGTGGGGGTGAGCCAGGGTTACTCCAGGGTTCTCGAAATCAATGGTGTGGGCTATCGAGCCGATGTGAGAGGCAATACCCTGAATCTGAGCCTGGGATACTCTCATCCTATTGAGTTCAAACTGCCGAAAGGCATAAATGCTGCGGTGGACAAGCAGAACCGCATCACCCTGACAGGTATCGACAAGGAGCTTCTGGGACAGACAGCGGCCCAGATTCGCGCCTTCCGTCGCGCTGAACCTTATAAGGGAAAAGGCATAAAGTACGCTGAGGAAACAATTCGGCGCAAGGTGGGCAAGGCAGGAGCAAAATAG
- the rplE gene encoding 50S ribosomal protein L5, protein MSRLREMYEQDLKPALMKEFQYKSPMQVPRLEKIVLNMGLGEAIHNIKVLDAAVEEMALIAGQRPVVTRARKSIASFKLRAGMPIGCRVTLRREKMYDFFDKLVNVALPRVRDFRGVSDRSFDGRGNYTLGIKEHIIFPEIDYDKIDKIKGLNITVVTSARTDEEGKALLKMMGMPFRN, encoded by the coding sequence ATGTCGAGATTGAGAGAAATGTACGAACAAGATCTGAAGCCGGCCCTGATGAAGGAATTCCAGTACAAGAGCCCCATGCAGGTGCCGCGCCTGGAAAAGATTGTCCTCAACATGGGTCTGGGTGAGGCTATTCACAATATAAAAGTGTTGGATGCAGCGGTGGAGGAAATGGCTCTCATTGCTGGCCAGCGGCCGGTGGTCACCAGAGCCCGCAAGTCCATTGCTTCCTTCAAACTGCGGGCAGGAATGCCAATCGGCTGCCGGGTCACCCTGAGGCGGGAGAAGATGTACGACTTTTTCGACAAGCTGGTCAATGTGGCCCTGCCCCGGGTGCGCGATTTTCGCGGCGTCTCTGACAGGTCCTTTGACGGTCGCGGCAACTATACGCTGGGAATCAAGGAGCACATCATCTTCCCAGAAATCGACTACGACAAGATTGACAAGATAAAGGGCCTGAACATCACCGTGGTGACGAGCGCTAGAACTGATGAAGAAGGCAAGGCCCTGTTGAAAATGATGGGCATGCCTTTCCGGAACTAG
- the rpmD gene encoding 50S ribosomal protein L30: protein MTRAIEVTLIRSMVGRPRKHRRVLKSLGLTRMHKTVTLYDTPQIMGAVRKVQHLVKVKPVS, encoded by the coding sequence ATGACACGAGCCATTGAAGTTACCCTGATCCGCAGCATGGTGGGGAGACCACGGAAGCATAGAAGAGTTCTCAAGAGTCTCGGCTTGACCCGGATGCACAAGACCGTGACCCTCTATGACACGCCCCAGATAATGGGGGCAGTGCGCAAGGTGCAGCACCTAGTCAAGGTGAAGCCTGTGTCATAG
- the rplO gene encoding 50S ribosomal protein L15, translated as MKLHELRPPQGARRPARRVGRGPGSGLGKTAGRGTKGQRSRSGGGTPPGFEGGQMPLQRRLPKRGFTNIFKKRYAEVNIRDLQKFASDTIVDESVLRQVGLVKGRWHGVKLLGNGEISTPLVLRVNKCSESARRKIEAAGGKIEVI; from the coding sequence ATGAAACTGCATGAGTTGAGACCACCGCAAGGTGCAAGGAGGCCAGCCAGGCGTGTTGGTCGGGGACCAGGCTCGGGGCTTGGCAAGACTGCGGGGCGGGGCACCAAGGGCCAGCGGTCGCGCTCGGGGGGTGGTACGCCCCCTGGATTCGAGGGCGGCCAGATGCCCTTGCAGCGGCGTCTGCCGAAGAGAGGCTTCACCAATATTTTCAAGAAACGATATGCGGAGGTCAATATCAGAGACTTGCAAAAGTTTGCAAGCGACACAATAGTGGATGAAAGTGTGCTCCGGCAGGTTGGCTTGGTAAAAGGCCGCTGGCATGGGGTGAAGCTGCTCGGCAATGGCGAGATCAGTACACCTCTTGTGCTCAGGGTAAACAAGTGCAGCGAGTCAGCGCGGAGGAAAATCGAGGCCGCAGGCGGCAAAATCGAGGTGATCTAA
- a CDS encoding 50S ribosomal protein L18, protein MEMKSRQNPRLAARLKRKRRIRQKIYGTPERPRLSVFRSSRHIYAQLVDDVNGVTLIAASTRTPEIREQEKAKGKIEYAKRVGQLIAARAQARGIEKVVFDRNGFLYHGRVRALAMAAREAGLKF, encoded by the coding sequence ATTGAGATGAAATCGAGACAGAATCCGAGGCTGGCGGCCAGACTCAAACGCAAGAGACGAATTCGTCAGAAAATTTACGGGACCCCGGAGCGTCCCAGGTTGAGCGTTTTTCGCAGCAGCAGACACATCTATGCGCAGCTCGTCGACGATGTCAACGGGGTGACGCTGATAGCAGCCTCCACTCGAACTCCGGAAATCCGGGAACAGGAAAAGGCAAAGGGCAAGATCGAATATGCCAAACGCGTGGGACAATTGATAGCAGCCAGGGCTCAGGCCAGGGGAATAGAGAAAGTGGTGTTCGATCGCAATGGCTTTCTCTACCACGGCCGGGTACGGGCCCTTGCCATGGCTGCCAGAGAAGCTGGGCTGAAATTCTAG
- the rpsH gene encoding 30S ribosomal protein S8, translating into MVMTDSIADFLTRIRNACMARFDKVDMPSSKMKLNIARVLKEEGYIKNFKLIKDKRQGILRLYLKYDEHNEPVIEGLQRVSKPSCRVYVRHDKIPYVLNGLGTAILSTSRGIITDREARKQKLGGELLCKIW; encoded by the coding sequence ATGGTGATGACGGATTCCATTGCGGATTTTCTCACCCGCATCCGGAATGCTTGTATGGCGAGGTTCGACAAAGTAGATATGCCATCATCGAAGATGAAGTTGAACATAGCCAGAGTACTTAAAGAAGAAGGCTATATCAAAAATTTCAAGCTGATCAAAGACAAGAGACAGGGGATCTTGCGATTGTATCTCAAATACGACGAGCATAATGAGCCTGTGATCGAAGGGTTGCAACGGGTGAGCAAGCCCAGTTGCAGGGTCTATGTGCGTCATGATAAGATTCCTTATGTTCTCAATGGGTTGGGTACAGCGATCCTGTCGACGTCCAGGGGGATCATCACGGATCGAGAGGCTCGCAAACAGAAGCTGGGCGGCGAACTGCTGTGCAAGATCTGGTAA
- the rpsE gene encoding 30S ribosomal protein S5 produces the protein MYELDAKELQLIDKVVHISRVAKVVKGGRRFSFSAIVVVGDGQGSVGAGLGKANEVPEAIRKGVELAKKSMIEIPLVNNTIPYEVIGRFGAASVLLKPASEGTGVIAGGAVRAIMEAAGVQNILTKCIGSNNPHNVVKATMAGLASLKSPATIARRRNKTVEEIWA, from the coding sequence TTGTATGAATTGGACGCAAAGGAGTTGCAGTTAATCGATAAGGTGGTTCACATCAGCCGCGTGGCCAAAGTGGTGAAGGGTGGACGGAGATTCAGCTTCAGCGCCATTGTGGTTGTTGGCGATGGCCAGGGATCAGTGGGCGCCGGCCTGGGGAAGGCGAACGAGGTGCCGGAGGCCATCCGCAAGGGTGTGGAACTGGCCAAGAAGAGCATGATCGAGATCCCCCTGGTTAACAATACCATACCGTATGAGGTAATCGGCCGTTTCGGCGCTGCCAGTGTGCTGCTAAAACCAGCCTCAGAGGGTACCGGTGTTATTGCCGGCGGTGCGGTGCGGGCCATTATGGAAGCGGCAGGGGTGCAGAATATTCTGACCAAGTGCATTGGCTCCAACAATCCGCACAATGTGGTGAAGGCCACCATGGCTGGTCTGGCTTCACTCAAGAGCCCTGCCACCATCGCCCGGCGGCGGAACAAGACAGTGGAAGAAATCTGGGCATGA